The following DNA comes from Mucisphaera calidilacus.
CCCCGAATCCACCAGCCTGCAGCGTCTCGGGCTGCGTTGATGCCGTGCCCGGCAGGCATGAGGAGTCGTGACGGCGAAGCCGCTTGTGATCTCGGTCTGTCGGCCGCCATCGACAGCGATGACTTTATTGATCTGATCACCCGACCCCTTGGACCATCCTTCATGGGCCTCGCCCTGTTCAATAATCGCAACGTCATTGGTGGCCAATCGGTCGGGGTGGTGAGGCGTTCAGGTCCCAAGCCTCAAGCGTAAATCCCCAGTCACCTCCGCCTTGACTGATCCGAGTGACAAGCTCATGGACGCCGGCTGCGAGATCAAGCGTGACCCTGTCCTCTCCGGGTGTGTACGCGCGTGGACGCTCGGCATCAACGACCTTCCGTCCGTCGAGCCAGACAACCATGCCGTCATCTGAGCCGCCGATCAACGCAACGCGTGTCGGCTCGCGAAGCGTCAAGCGCGTCCGGGCGTAGGCAATCCGGTCGCCGGATTCGGTCAGCCTCTTCAAATCAATCCATGAGCCCTTGTCGCTCCCGGGCAGACGCTGCCACCGCTGCCCGCGGATGCTTTCTGGCAGTGATCGCCGGCCAACGATGGCCTGCTCGATCTCGCTGATGCCCCGGACTTCATTGATCGTCCCAATCGCGAACGGGCCGATGACCTCCCAATCGAGCCTTGGGGTGACCAGCGGCCGCGTTGAAGCAGCCACTCGATCAGAGGCAAACGCTTGAGGGCGAGACAAAGCGTCACGGAGCCCGGTAGCGGGCCGACCATCCGTGGCGGTGATGCGTGCGACCAGTCCCCATCCCCCCTGGCCCTGCGCAACCTTGATGACGATACGGTTGACACCTTCCCTGAGTTGAACCGGGAGGATGTTCTGATCAGGCAGCGCGGGGCGGTCGAAACTCTCGGCGAACACGTTCTCGCCGTTCACCCAGACCGTAAGCGTGTCGTCACTGCCCAATCTCAGTTCAACAAGCCGCTCACGATCACTATGGACAAATGCCTGGGCATAGGCTGCGGTGTTGTGCCGCTCGCCGAGCAGAGCCGAGAAGTCGAGACCGTTCGTCGCCGCGATGATGAGCGGGTCAACACGTTCCCAACGAACGGGTCCATCGGGCGTCGCGAACCGCGCGGATGCGGACGGCTCCCACTGTGGAGGATGTGTCGCTGCGAACGCCGCCGACTTGGACTCAGCCGGGAAGGGTCCCGCGATGATCCATTGAGGCGAACGAACCAGAACCGCTTCACCAGAGGTGTTCCAGCCACCGGGTCCCTCGACGCTCAGCGTCACCCTGCTGTCGCCGATGACTCCACCCGCTTCATTGATCTCCATGCCCCAGGTGATCTCGCGGGACTCCCGGGCCTGCAGCCGCATACGCCTTCGTGGCTCTTGAACGCGAACTTCCGAAGGTGCTGCGATGGACAGCTCCAGAGCGAGCGGATCACCGGTCCTGTTCATGAGTGTCGCTCGGAGCTGGTGATCACCGCTCGTCACGACCTCGCCAACAGGATCGCGGATTTCGAGCGCGAGCATATCAGACCAGTTCACGCTCCCACGCAGAAGAACTGTCCCGTCGTAACTCAACACGTAGACCTGCCGCTGGCCCGACAACGTGCCGGGGTGCGTAGGTGTCAGATCGGCGATCAGACGGTCGCCACTTTTCGATACCACGCCGTCGTGCACGACGTCCGGCTGGTTTTCGGCCCACCATCGCAGGCTGAAACGTGACGGTTCGACGGAAGACTCAAACCCTATTACGACCGGGCGGCCGACCAGATTGCCGCTGGCCGGTGCGTCGAGATCACCAAGCTCTGGAACCGACCCCCACAGGGACGATGGGCTTACGTGCAGGTCTCGGATCGGGGCGTCGGCGTGCCATGTCCCAAACGGCTGTCCCCGGACGCTTCTGACCGTCAGCTTCGCACCCTGTCGCAGAAAGAGGGGCGGTTGATCGAGTGCCAGCGGGACGTTGAAGGTGCCCGGGCCGGTGAACACCAACGGTTGTTGTGCGTGCAGCCACTGACCCGGCGGGAAGGTAACAGCTCGCTGCGTGGCGCCCTGCTCCATGACGGGGGCGACGAGCAGGTCTGGCCCCAGCATGTACTGTGTCGCCAGCCTGGCGTCCGGGTGAGGTGTTCCAGCAAAAAACATCGGGCGCATGATGGGCATGCCTGTTTCTGCAGCCTCCGCGCCCAGTTCAAGGAGTGTTGGCATCAGACACAGTCGCAGGTGGGCCAGCCGACGATACGCATCGACAGCTTCAGGTCCGAAGTGCCAGGGTTCCCGAGGGTCGATGCCATGGAACTGCATGAAGGGGCTGAGTGCTCCGAG
Coding sequences within:
- a CDS encoding glycoside hydrolase family 31 protein, which codes for MKLTISIFMIVIYAFISPVVVNAQDDAQHFAVTRDGITIRISTVDDELSNMIRIHLEEGAEITQPSATRISRQVSPGIAASFDPRDQLLTLRSEGAPAWRVRFSKLGSYGRASVPGLEIAWQAGRDEALYGFGERFDSLNLAGHRVEMWIVDAPGQGGEGSDSYYVSPVVYASGGYSFLADDNPEGHFDLNRLGDGWNRYCRAGTSASFVVGFAETIPQLIADRTRMIGGLEPAPDWAYQPWISKNSYETQDEAEAAMDGMRERDLPFGVIVLEAWKGRSESGSFNRFSQERWPDPKGFLDRCAREGVRVVLWQVPILHPSSPWFTKAAEQGLLVRDPGGGVSLREEWLAGFGNVDFLKPEGVDLWKEMLRPVVRMGISGFKADDGEAIKPDDRLGHEDTPGWQAHNAYSTAYNRATYDVLREEGVDGMLWSRSGSLGIEKAPGLWAGDQGAEWSQLCRLITAGLSSSLSGMPYWGHDIGGYYGTATPELYIRWLQLGALSPFMQFHGIDPREPWHFGPEAVDAYRRLAHLRLCLMPTLLELGAEAAETGMPIMRPMFFAGTPHPDARLATQYMLGPDLLVAPVMEQGATQRAVTFPPGQWLHAQQPLVFTGPGTFNVPLALDQPPLFLRQGAKLTVRSVRGQPFGTWHADAPIRDLHVSPSSLWGSVPELGDLDAPASGNLVGRPVVIGFESSVEPSRFSLRWWAENQPDVVHDGVVSKSGDRLIADLTPTHPGTLSGQRQVYVLSYDGTVLLRGSVNWSDMLALEIRDPVGEVVTSGDHQLRATLMNRTGDPLALELSIAAPSEVRVQEPRRRMRLQARESREITWGMEINEAGGVIGDSRVTLSVEGPGGWNTSGEAVLVRSPQWIIAGPFPAESKSAAFAATHPPQWEPSASARFATPDGPVRWERVDPLIIAATNGLDFSALLGERHNTAAYAQAFVHSDRERLVELRLGSDDTLTVWVNGENVFAESFDRPALPDQNILPVQLREGVNRIVIKVAQGQGGWGLVARITATDGRPATGLRDALSRPQAFASDRVAASTRPLVTPRLDWEVIGPFAIGTINEVRGISEIEQAIVGRRSLPESIRGQRWQRLPGSDKGSWIDLKRLTESGDRIAYARTRLTLREPTRVALIGGSDDGMVVWLDGRKVVDAERPRAYTPGEDRVTLDLAAGVHELVTRISQGGGDWGFTLEAWDLNASPPRPIGHQ